The Streptomyces sp. NBC_00483 genome contains the following window.
CGCAGACCTCGGCACCTGCGCCCACGGGACGACGCAGGCGCATCCTCGTACCGGTTACCGCAGAATCGGTTCACCAGGGCCGACAGTCCCCCACGTCCCACCCGCTCCCCCAGGGTCAGCAGGTGCCACAGGAACAGCAGTCCCAGCAAACGTCACAGGTTCAGCGCACCCCCAGGGCCGCCCAGACCCCGCGGCCCTCGACGCCCCCGGCCGTAGGGCCCCCGGGGCCTCCCGCGCTCCAGCCCGCGGGGCCGCAGCCGCTCCCCCGGCCGCAGCAGGCCCGGCCGCCGCACCCGCAGCCGCCCCAGCCGCGCCTGCACAACCCGCCGATCTACCAGGCGATGGTCGCGGCCTGGACCGAGCGCGGCAGGACGCTGCCGGGGCGCGAGGACCCGGAGTGGGCGCGGCTGATCGCGCCCACCGTGCGCACCGGGCAGTTCAGCGCGATGCAGAGCACCCGGCAGTAGGTCCCGCGGCGTCGCGGGGCTGGGCGCTACCTACTGCCGGCCCCTCTCAGGACCGGCGAGGTGACGGGCGATGACCATGCGCTGGATCTGATTGGTGCCCTCGACGATCTGGAGCACCTTCGCCTCGCGCATCATGCGCTCCACGGGGAAGTCGGCCGTGTAGCCGTACCCCCCGAGGACCTGCACCGCGTCCGTGGTGACCTTCATCGCGGCGTCCGTGCACAGCAGCTTCGCCATGGCGGCCTGCTTGGAGAAGGGCCTGCCCGCGTCCCGCAGCCGGGCCGCCGACAGATACAGGGCGCGGCCCGCCTCTATCTGTGTGGCCATGTCCGCGAGCATGAAGCGCAATCCCTGGAAGTCCGCGATGGGCCGGCCGAACTGGGCGCGCCCCTTCGCGTACTCCACCGCCGCGTCGAGCGCGGCCTGCGCGACGCCGACCGCGCAGGCCGCGATCCCGAGGCGGCCCGAGTCGAGCGCCGAGAGGGCGATCTGGAAGCCCTGCCCCTCGTCCCCGAGGCGGCGCGCGTCGCTCACCCGCACCCCGTCCAGGTGGATCTGGGCGGTGGGCGAGCCCTTCATGCCCATCTTCTTCTCGGGCACCGCCGCGCTCAGCCCCGCCGCGTCACCGGGCACCAGGAACGCCGTGATGCCGTGCGCACCCTCACCGCCGGTGCGGGCCAGGACCGTGTAGAAGTCGGCCACTCCGCCGTGGGTGATCCAGGCCTTCGTCCCCGTGAGCACCCACGCGTCGTCCTCGCGGACCGCCTTGGTGCGCAGGGACGCCGCGTCGGAGCCCGAGGACGGCTCGGAGAGGCAGTAGGCCCCGAGCAGGCCGCCGCCCAGCATGTCGGGCAGGTGCTCGGTGCGCTGCTGTTTCGTGCCGAAGTTCGCGAGGGCGTGGCAGGACAGCGAGTGCACGCTGACGCCGAGGCCCACCGTGAGGCGGGCGGCCGCGAGTTCCTCCAGGACCTGGAGATAGACCTCGTAGGGCTGCTCGCCGCCGCCGAACTCGGCGTCGTACGGCAGTCCGAGCAGTCCCGACTCGGAGAGGAGCTTGAAGATCTCGCGCGGGAAGCGGCCCGCCTCCTCGTCCTCGGCCGCGCGCGGGGCGATCTCCCGCTGCGCGATGTCGCGGACGAGCCGCAGCAGATCCTGAGCTTCGTCCGTCGGCAGCTGACGCTCTACTCCTGGCTCCGGCATGGCGACGCTCTCCTCTCTGGGCGGGCGCTGCGGCGGCGACCGCCGGGTGGGCGGGCGTCGCCGGATGGTCACTGCCGGGCCGATGCTGCCCTTCCGGATCACGGAAAGCGCAGACCAAGCGGCCGCGGCGTGTTGAGTATTCCCGATCCGGAGCGCCCCGTCACCAGTTAACGACCGCTTACTCCAAGTTTTTCTGCGGCAGCGGAATTGGTTCGGACCATTGACCCCACTGGTCTAGTCCTTCTAAGGTGCGGCGCGCAGGTCCACAGCACGATCCCCCCAAGCTCCCCTCCCCCACGAGGAGACACGATGCTCAGACCGCACCTCCCCCGTAGAGGCCTCAAGGGCCTCCTCTCCGCCGCATGTTGCGCCGTTCTCGGCGCGGGGCTGCTCGCCGGAGCGGGCAGCGCCGCCGCACAGCAGCAGGCCGACACCGAGCCGAAAGCGGCCGGCTCGAAGGTCGTCGGATACTTCACCGAGTGGGGTGTCTACGACCGGAACTACCACGTCAAGAACATCGAGACCTCGGGCTCCGCCGACAAGCTCACGCACATCAACTACTCCTTCGGCAACGTCCAGGGCGGCAAGTGCGCGATGGGCGACTCCTACGCCGCGACCGACAAGGCGTACACGGCCGATCAGTCCGTGGACGGTGTCGCCGACACCTGGGACCAGCCGCTGCGCGGCAACTTCAACCAGCTCCTGAAGCTGAAGAAGAAGCATCCGGAGCTCAAGATCCTGTGGTCCTTCGGTGGTTGGACCTGGTCCGGCGGGTTCGGCGAGGCCGCCAAGGACCCGGCCGCGTTCGCCCAGTCCTGCTACGACCTGGTCGAGAACTCCAAGTGGGCCGATGTCTTCGACGGCATCGACATCGACTGGGAGTACCCGAACGCCTGCGGCCTCACCTGTGACACCAGCGGGCGCGACGCCTACAAGAACCTGATGTCGGCGCTGCGTTCGAAGTTCGGCGGCGACTACCTGATCACCTCGGCCATTCCGGCCGACGCCTCCGAGGGCGGCAAGCTGGACGCCGCCGACTACGCGGGCGCCGCCCAGTACGTCGACTGGTACAACCCGATGACGTACGACTTCTTCGGTGCCTGGGACGCGAAGGGGCCCACCGCCCCGCACTCGCCGCTGACCTCGTACGACGGGATCCCGAAGGCGGGTTGGGACACCTCGGCCACCATCGCGAAGCTCAAGGCGATGGGCGTGCCCGCCTCCAAGCTGCTGCTCGGGATCGGCTTCTACGGGCGCGGCTGGACCGGCGTCACGCAGGACGCTCCCGGTGGCACGGCGACCGGGCCCGCGGCCGGCAAGTACGAGCAGGGAATCGACGACTACAAGGAGCTCAAGAGCAAGTGCCCGGCCACCGGCACGGTCGGCGGCACCGCGTACGCGCACTGCGGGAACGACTGGTGGAGCTACGACACCCCGGGGACCATCGCCGGGAAGATGGACTACAAGAACCAGCAGGGCCTCGGCGGCACCTTCTTCTGGGAGCTGTCCGGGGACACCTCGAACGGTGAACTGATCAAGGCGATCAACTAACCCCCCAGCCCCACGGAAATCGGCCTGCCCTACGGCGATCAGTCGGCCCCACAGGCACCCCCCACAGGCACCCCCCCCCACACGCTCCCCTGGCCGCACGCGCGCGTACGTGCGCGTGGTCAGGGGAGCACTGGCGCGGGGTACGAGGGTTCGAACTCCTCGATCACCCGCAGGGTTTCGCCGAGCGTGCGCACCAACAGGGCGCGCACCGTGTCCCGTTCGAGTTCGTGGTGGCCGATCCAGTCGAGCGTGATGCCCTCGACGCTGCACAGCCAGCCGAGCAGCGCGGTCCGTGCGAGTCGCGGCACCTGCGAAGTCCCGTACGCGGCCCGGGCGATGGTGGCGATCAGCGCGTCGCGCACCCCGTCCCTGATGGCCTGCACCTGGGCGTCGAAGCCCACGCCACCCGTGACGATCGTGCGGTACGCCGCCTGGTTCCGCTCCGCGTAGCGCAGATAGCCCTCCACCGTGCGGTGCACCCGCTCCACGGGGGCCAGGTCGCCGACACTGCTCGCGCCGTCGACGAGTTCACCGACGGACTCCTCGATGATCGCCAGGTAGTAGCCGCGCTTGGAGTCGAAGTAGTAGTAGATCAACCCCTTGGCCACGCCCGCGTGCTGCGCTATGTCGTCCATGGACAGCGCGTCGTAGGACGTGTCGGCGAACAACTTCCGTCCGATGGCGATGAGTTCGGCGCGGCGGGTGGCGGAGCGTTCGCTGCCGCGCACCCGCTGGTGGCTAGTGTTCAATTCCGGCCCTGGTCTCGGACTCCGTGCGAATGCCGCAGTATGGCACTTTCCGAGGCGCCCTCACGCCTGCGCGGCTAGGGCCGTGGTGGTGCGTGTCACGTCGGGGTGGGCGACGGACCGGTCACATCAGGCCGAGCTGTGTGACGAGCATCGCGAGGACCACGACGAAGGTCCAGCCCAGGACGTGTTCGAGGATCTTCGGCCCGTTGTCATCGGGCCCGCCGGTGCGGGTGCGGGTGCGCGTGGCGGCGGTGGAAGCGGTGGCGGAATGTGCGGTCATGGATGTCTCGCTCGGGTCGAGGTTCGCGGTGCTGGTCCTGACTCCCCCGGCTGCGCCCTGGACCCGACGACGGGCCCAGCCCCTTGTGGCGCCTTCTCCACCTTGCCATCGGATCGCTGTCGTGCCGCCGAGACCTTGGTCACGCACAACCGGGCCGCCGTGTCGTGCGTCCCACACTGCGACGCGTTCCGTCCGACCGGAAGGTTCCCGATGAGCAGGTACCGGACATCACGCCGCAGAACCCGTCTCGTCCTCGCCGCGGCGATCACCGTCACCGCGGCGCTGACCGGCCCGGCGGCCGTCTCCCGGGCGGCGACCGACACCGCGACGCCGGGCGCCGCGGGCCTCGGCGACCCGATGTTCCCGCTCGACGGGAACGGGGGCTACACCGTGCGCCACTACACGCTGGACTTCGACTGGCGGGCGCCGAGGACCCCGTTCGCCGCCTCCACCACCGTCAAGGCCACGGCGACGCAGGCGCTGTCCCGCTTCGACCTCGACTTCGCCGGGAACGAGCTGCACTCGGTGACCGTGAACGGCCGCGCCGCGCAGACCCGGCGCGAGGGCGACGAGCTGATCGTCACGCCCGCCTCACCCATCCCCAAGGGCGGTTCCTTCACCGTGAAGGTCGGGTACACCGCCGACCCGACGCAGGTGCGCCACCGCGACGACGCGATCGAGGACTACGGCTGGATCCCGACGCCCGACGGGACGGTTCTGTACCCGCAGCCCAACGGCGCCAAGATGATCTTCCCGTCCAATGACCACCCGAGCCGGCGCGCCCCCGTCACGTTCCGCGTGACGACCCCGGCCGACCGCACGGCCGTCGCGAACGGGCGCCTCGTCGACCGCACCGAGCGGAGCGACGGGCGGGTCCGCTGGACGTACGACTCCGAGCAGCCGATCGCGACGCAGCTGGTCCAACTGGCCATCGGTAGGTTCACGTTGATCGACAGCAAGGGTCCTGGCGGGCTGCCGCTGCGCGACGTCGTGCCGGACGCGCTCGTGGCGCCGACCAAGCAGTACCGCGACCTGACACCCGATCATCTGGCTTGGCTCCAGCAGAAGTTGGGCCCCTATCCGTTCAACCGGTACGGCGTCCTCGTCGGCGACACGGACCTCGCGGTGGCCCTGGAGACGCAGACGCTGTCGCTCGTGCCGAAGGCGGACCTGCTCGGCACGAAGGTCGACGCCGAGCGCAATCTCGTCCATGAGCTGGCCCACCAGTGGCTCGGCGACAGCGTCGGCATCGCCACCTGGTCCGACCTGTGGCTGAGCGAGGGCCACGCCCGCTTCTACGAGCGCTGGTACTCCGAGGAGCACGGCGGCGACAGCTTCGAGGCCGCGATGAAGACGGCGTACGAGAACCACGACCAGTGGCGCCACGACGCCGGCGCCCCCGCCGAGCCCACGGAGCCGAACCTCTTCAAGCGGATGCGCTACGACGGTTCGGCGCTCGTCCTGTACGCGCTGCGCGAGCAGGTCGGCGCGGAGACCTTCGCGAAGATCGAGCGGGCGTGGGTCAGTCAGTACCGCGGGAAGACGGCGTCGACGGCCGACTACATCGCGCTCGCCTCGAAGGTCGCGGGCCACGACCTGAAGGGCTTCCTGCGACCGTGGCTGTACGGCTCCAGGACCCCGCCGATGCCGGGCCATCCCGACTGGGTGGTGAACCCGGTCGTCACCGGCTGAGCCGCGTCACCGGCCGGCGACCCGCTCGTACACGACCCCGAAGTCCGTCTGCCACGCCTCTCCGTCCTTCGACGCCTCCCAGGCACCCGTGAGCGTGTCCCCCGACGCGTCGAACCGGGCGGAGAAGCGCTGGTGGAAGTCCGGAGCGGACCGCCAGATCCGCAACTCCCCGTCGGTCAGGCGCAGCCCGTACACGCGCGAGACGCCGCGCCCGTCGGCGTAGAGCATCGTGAAGCGCCCGGCGGCGTCGTCGTATCCGATGTGGGCGACGGTCGGGAACGGGTGGTGTTCGCGCCAGCCCTCCGGCAGGGCGGCCGCGGTGTCCGGCGCGAGGTCGGCGCGCTGCACGAGGAAACCGCCGTCGGGCGTGCGCGCGTACGAGGTCGGGATCGGTCCGATCCGGCCGCCGGGAGCGCCCTCGACGAGTGCCCACTGCCGCCACTCGCCGAGGAGCGGGTCCAGCGTGGCCAGGGCCGGGTGGTTCGTGTTCTGCTGCCGCATGGTGTCTCCGTGGTCTCCTCACAGGGGTGCCCCTTCACATGAGGAGACCACGGCGGGCGGTCCGATTCATCGGTCCGCGCGGCGATCAGCGCACGCCCACCGCCGCCAGCGCCTTGCGCTGCTTCTCGGTCGGGGCGGCCGGGAAGTACAGGTAGCAGACGCCGCCGGTGCCGGAGACGACCTTGTTGTCGGCGTTGTAGCGCTTGGTGCGCAGCCAGATGTTTTCCCACTCGCGCCTCTTGTAGACGCGGCGGACCGCGGCGTCGCTGGGAGAGGCCGGGTCGTTGGCGATCACGTCGCCGCCGGCGGTGAAGCCGATGACCGTCATCAGGTGTCCCGAGGTGCCGTAGCCCGCGCCGGTCAGCTCCTCCTTGAGGAACGACTGGGACGTTATGGCCGGGATACCGGCCGCGATCAGCTTCTCCAGGTCGGCGAGGGAGGAGAGGCGGGTGACGACGCCCTGAAGGTCCTTGTACGTCGCCGCGTACGCCGCGTTGAACGGCCAGTTGCCGCAGCCCTCGTACTGGTAGTCATACGTATGACGTGCCGCGTGACAGACCTGCGGATCGGCGTACGACGGGTCCACCCAGGCCAGTTGCGCGGGCGTCGGCTTCCGGCCCCAGTACTCGATGATCATCTGCGAGGACGTGGGGCTGCACCAGGCCTCTCCCCCGTTGTCGTACTCGGGGTACTGGCCGACGTGGATGTTCTGGGAGTAGCGCGGGACCTTCAGCTCCTTGGCGAGGCCCGGCTTGGACGCGGGGACCGTGAAGCGGTCCGGGACGTCCGAGCCCATGGCGCCCAGGCGCCACACCGTGGGCGCCGCCTTCGAACCCGGTGCGCGCAGCAGGGTCAGGCGCAGCTGGTAGGAGACCAGGCGCAGGCCCGAGGCCGCGTCGTCGATGGAGAACGTGTCCGTCCAGATGCTCGACTTCCCGTCCGACTGGTCGTCCACGGACGTGCGGCGGATGTCGGCGTCCTTGTCGTCGCCCGCTGTCCAGCGGCCCATGACGTACCAGGGGGTCGTGGCGCCGTCCGTGTAGGTGCCCTGGAGTTCGATCTGGATCCAGGTGCCCTTCGGGGTGTGCGCGTTCCAGGACGCGATGACCTCGGTGGCGGGGGCCGAGAGCGCGTGGACCGGGGAGAGCCACTCGGCGTACTCCCACTGGGCCTTCTTCTTCAGATGCGGATCGGTGTACGTCGTCGTGCCGGCGGGCGCGCCGATCGTCACGCCGGGGCGCGCGCCGCTCACGACGCGCGTGCCGTGCGCGGTGCCGGAGCGCCAGTCGGCGGACGACGTCCAGGTGTGGTTGTCCACGAGGCGGTTCACGGCGCCCTTCCGCGCGGAGTGTGCGGGCGTGGCGGCGCGCGCTGCGCCCGTCGCGGCCGTCGTGGCGAGCGCGACGCCCGCGGCCGCCGCGAGAACGGTTCTCCGGGAGAGCGGGGACGGGGTTTCGGGTCGGGTCATCGGCTGATCCCTCGGTCGTCGGTTCTGACGGACGTGACGGAGACGGAGACTGACGTGACAGGGTGCGCCAACTATGGCCGCCGGGGCGGGATTTCCACCAGCGTTTCGCAGCGGGGCACCAGCACGAATATTGGTCTTCACCACTGGCATGACCTGCGGCGGCGTGCGCGAAACCGATCCGGGCGGCGTCGTACCCTTGCGGCCGTGAGCTACCACCATGTGCCCCTCGCCGACTGCGCCGACCGGATCCGCCGACTGCCGCCCTCCTGCGGCCCCGTGCGGCTCGTCGGCATCGACGGGCACGCGGGTTCCGGCAAGTCGACCTTCGCGGTGCGGCTCGCGGAGGCGCTCGGCGGGGCGCCGGTCCTGCGGATCGACGACCTCGCGAGCCACGACGCGCTCTTCGGCTGGACCGAGCGGCTGCGCGCCCAGGTCCTCGCTCCGCTCTCCCGCGGCGAGGCCGCGTGCTACGAGACGTACGACTGGAACGCCCGCCGCTACACCGCCGCGCGCGAACTGCCGCCCGCGGACGTCGTCCTGATCGAGGGCGTAGGGGCGGGGCGGGGCGAACTTCGGCCGGAACTCGCGATGTTGCTGTGGCTCGACATGCCCGGCGAGGCGGCGTGGGCACGAGGGCGGGCGCGGGACGGCGAGGCGCAGCGGGAGTTCTGGGACGGCTGGATCCCAGCGGAGCGGGAGCACTTCAAAGAGAACCCTTCCCTCCCCTTCGCACACCTTTTGGTACGCGAGTGTCCAGAGGGATATGAGATGCGGGAAGGGCCTCGTGGGATCCCAACCTTGAAGGGGTCCATCACTCACAGTGATGGACCGCCAGCGGTCCGGTGAACCTATGGAAACGGCCTTCCGCCACTTTCCGCGAGAGCTCCAACTCTGCTTGACCGAGGGGCCGTACAGGACTTACGTTCTCAATGTGCGGCCTTTCGGGACCGCCTACAGACGCGAAGCCCCCGGTTGTTCCCCCGTGATCGGGGGCTTCGTTCTGCCCTCAACGCCCCTTCCCGGGCGCACCGAGGCGTCCTTCGCTCACCCTCGGTCACCATTCGGCACCACGCTCACCTGCGCCGAATCCCCCCGCCCCGACCCCGATCCGACCGGGTCGCGCCCTACGGTCGAGCTCACCCCCGCAGGTACGATGCCCTCGGTGCGGTCTACGGACGGCTCGCTGTCCGCATCGTGACAACTCCCGTCCATGACAGAGCGGTTCATCGGGGGCACGGCTTGTGGGGGACGTGATGAACTTCGGCACCGGTGCACAGGCCGGCCCGGCCGACCTCGCCTGGCTGCGAGGCGTCGACGCCTACACCATGGGTGCGTATCCGCAGGCGGAGGACGAATTCCGCACGGCGGTACGGATGGACCCGGGGATGGCCGACGGCTGGCTCGGGCTGCACGCCTTGCGCGTCGACACGACGACGGCGCTGCTGCGTATGTTCCGGCACCGCGACCGGTTCGGTGAGCAGCGCATGCGCCACCGGCGCACGCTCAACTCCTGGTACTGGCTGGGCTGGTGGGTGCAGCCGGTGCTCGAGCACCCGCGCGACCTGCTGCTCGCGCACGCCTCGCACTGGCTGGACGGGCGCCATGTCCCGGACCTGGACCGGGCGTTGGCGACCCTGCCGCCGTTCGACGCGGATCCACAGGTGCGGTTCCTGCACGCCTGCCGCTCGTACCTGGTGAAGGACTGGGATCAACTGGTCCGGCACACCGACCCGTTGACCGACGACCCGATGCTCGGCATCGAGGCCGGTCTCTTCGGCGGCATGGCCCGGGTGCGCCTGGAGATGTACGGGCAGGCGGAGCCGCTGCTCTCCTCGGCCCTGATGCGCTGTCGCAGCGAGCAGCCGCAGCGCAAGGAGCTGCGCTACTGGCTGGCCAGGGCCCATGAGGGCACCGGACGTTCGGCAGCCGCGCTCCCTCTGTACCGGGCGGTGCACCGGGTCGACCCCGCCTTCATGGACACCTCCGCGCGGCTCGCGGCGATCGCCGAGGGGGACGGGTACGGGGACTTCGGCGACGGGTCGGACCTCGCACCCCTGTCCATGACGGGGTATCAGGACGGGCCCGAAGGTGACATCGGCGATCCGCTGTACGAGAGCGACGGGCGGGATCTGAAGGTCACCGACCCCGATCTGCCGCCTCCCGGTGGCTCGGCCGCCGACGACGCCGACATGGTGCGGGAGAAGGCCGTGGTGCCGGTGCCCGCGCCGCCGCCGGCCAGCAGCACGGATCCGGTGCTCCTGGAGGAGGCGCTCAGCGAACTGGAGCGGATGGTGGGCCTGGAGCCCGTGAAGCGCCAAGTGAAGGCGCTGTCCGCCCAGTTGAACATGGCGCGGCTGCGGTCCAGCCAGGGGCTTCCGGTCCAGCCGCCGAAACGGCACTTCGTGTTCTCCGGGCCCTCGGGTACGGGCAAGACGACCGTGGCGCGGATCCTGGGGCGGGTCTTCTACGCGCTCGGGCTGCTGGGAGGCGACCATCTGGTCGAGGCGCAGCGGGCGGACCTGGTGGGCGAGTATCTGGGGCAGACGGCCGTGAAGGCGAATGAACTCATCGACTCGGCGCTCGGTGGGGTGCTGTTCGTCGACGAGGCGTACGCGCTGTCCAACTCCGGCTACGGGAAGGGCGACGCGTACGGCGACGAGGCGCTTCAGGTGCTGCTGAAGCGGGCGGAGGACAACCGGGATCACCTGGTCGTGATCCTCGCCGGGTACCCGGAGGGGATGGACCGGCTGCTCGCCGCCAACCCCGGGCTTTCGTCGCGGTTCACGTCGCGGGTCGACTTCCCGTCGTACCGGCCGCTCGAACTCACCTCCATCGGCGAGGTGTTGGCCGCGGAGAACGGGGACGTGTGGGACGAGGAGGCGCGGGACGAGCTCCGCTCGATCGCCGGGCATGTGGTGGACCAGGGGTGGATCGACGAGCTCGGGAACGGGCGGTTCCTGCGGACGCTGTACGAGAAGTCGTGTGCGTATCGCGATTTGCGGTTGACCGGATATGCGGTCGAGCCCACTCGGGATGACCTGGCGACGTTGCGGTTGCCGGACCTGATGCAGGCGTATGGAGAGGTGTTGTCGGGGCGGGGGCCGTCCGCCGGGTGACGCGGTGGCGGACGGCTCCCGCCCGGAAAAGTTACGCCAGTGCCCCCTCGCGCTTTCGGGCCTCCGGGACTCGTGGGCTCTCCCGATGGGCCGGGTCGTTGACCTCGCCGACCAGGAGTTCCAGGACGTCCTCCAGGGCGACCAGGCCGAGTACGCGGCCGGAGGCGTCCGCGACCTTGGCCAGGTGGGTGGCGGCGCGGCGCATCACCGTGAGGGCGTCGTCCAGCGGGAGTTCGGACCGCAGCGTGGCCATGGGGCGCCAGAGCTGCTGCGGTACCGCGCGGTCCATGTCGGGGCCGTCGATCAGGTCGAGGACGTCCTTCACGTGGAGATAGCCCATGAACGCGCCGTCCTCGGAGCAGAGCGGAAAGCGCGAGTAGCCCGTGCGGGCCGTGAGCCCGATGATCTCGGCCGGCGTGACCGCGGGGCCGACCGTCACCAGGGAGGCGCGGTCGATCAGGACGTCCGTCACCGGGCGGGAGCCCAGTTCCAGGGCGTCCTCCAGGCGCTCCTGCTCCTCGGGGGCGAGGAGACCCGCCTGACCCGAGTCCTCCACGAGACGGTTGAGCTGCTCGCTCGTGAAGACCGCCTCCACCTCGTCCTTGGGCTCGACCCGGAAGGCCTTGAGGATCAGACGGGCGCACGCGCCGAGCGCGATCGTGACCGGCTTGCAGAGGCGGGCGAAGGCGACGAGGCCGGGGCTGAACCACAGCGCCGTCTTCTCCGGCGCCGCCATCGCCAGGTTCTTCGGGACCATCTCGCCGATGACGAGGTGGAAGAAGACCACGGCCGCGAGCGCGATCACGTACCCGAGCGGGTGGATCATGCCGTGCGGGACGTGGGCCGCCTCGAAGACGGGCTCCAGGAGGTGGGCCACGGTCGGTTCGGCCACCGCGCCCAGGGTCAGCGAGCAGACGGTGATGCCGAACTGGGCCGCCGCCATCATCTGCGGCAGGTGCTCCAGGCCGTACAGGACCTGCTTGGCCCGCTTGCCCGGGATGGGTTCGATCTGGCTTCGGCGGACCGACACGAGAGCGAACTCCGCGCCGACGAAGAAGCCGTTGGCGAGGACCAGCAGGGCCGCGAAGACGAGCTGAAGAACACTCATGAGCGCAGCTCATTCCTTGGAAGGGCGGCGGTGGGAGACGGGAGGGAGCTCATCGGGCCGCCTCCAGGACGGGCGTGGGCGCGTCGGCGGTCTTCACGAGGCGAACGCGCTCTGCCCGGTAGTGGTCCACCGCTCGCACCGACAGGCGCCAGCCGGGGAGTTCGGCCTTGTCGCCGGGGGCCGGGATGCGGCCCAGGAGATCGGCGACGAGCCCCGCCACCGTCTCGTACGGGCCCTCGGGGACGTCGAGGCCTATCCGGCGCAGGATGTCGACGCGGCAGCTGCCGTCGGCGTCCCAGGCCGGGCGGCCGTCCTCGGACGGGGCGACCGCCAGTTCGGGGAGGTCGAGGCCGTCGTGCTCGTCGCGGACCTCGCCGACGAGCTCCTCCACGATGTCCTCCAGGGTGACGACCCCGGCCGTGCCGCCGTACTCGTCGACGACGACGGCGATCGGCTGCTCGCTGCGCAGCCGGGCCAGCAAGGGCTGTACGGGGAGGGTCTCGGGGACCAGCAGCGGGGGTTGCGCGATGCGGCCGACCGGCGTGCGCAGCCGTTCGTGCGCGGGCATCGCGAGGGCGTCCTTGAGGTGGACCATGCCGATGATCTCGTCGATCCGCTCCCGGTAGACCGGGAAGCGGGACAGGCCCGTGGCGCGGGTCAGGTTGACCACGTCCTCGGCGGTCGCGGACGCCTGTAGCGCGCTGACCTTCACGCGCGGCGTCATGACGTGCTGCGCGGTCAGCTCGGCGAGCGACAGGGTCCGTACGAAGAGGTCGGCCGTGTCCTGTTCGAGGGCGCCCGCCTGCGCGGAGTGCCGGGCCAGGGAGACCAGTTCGCCCGGGGTGCGGGCAGAGGCGAGTTCATCGGCGGGCTCGACGCCGAGCGCGCGCACGATGCGGTTCGCCACGGCGTTGAGC
Protein-coding sequences here:
- a CDS encoding AAA family ATPase; this translates as MNFGTGAQAGPADLAWLRGVDAYTMGAYPQAEDEFRTAVRMDPGMADGWLGLHALRVDTTTALLRMFRHRDRFGEQRMRHRRTLNSWYWLGWWVQPVLEHPRDLLLAHASHWLDGRHVPDLDRALATLPPFDADPQVRFLHACRSYLVKDWDQLVRHTDPLTDDPMLGIEAGLFGGMARVRLEMYGQAEPLLSSALMRCRSEQPQRKELRYWLARAHEGTGRSAAALPLYRAVHRVDPAFMDTSARLAAIAEGDGYGDFGDGSDLAPLSMTGYQDGPEGDIGDPLYESDGRDLKVTDPDLPPPGGSAADDADMVREKAVVPVPAPPPASSTDPVLLEEALSELERMVGLEPVKRQVKALSAQLNMARLRSSQGLPVQPPKRHFVFSGPSGTGKTTVARILGRVFYALGLLGGDHLVEAQRADLVGEYLGQTAVKANELIDSALGGVLFVDEAYALSNSGYGKGDAYGDEALQVLLKRAEDNRDHLVVILAGYPEGMDRLLAANPGLSSRFTSRVDFPSYRPLELTSIGEVLAAENGDVWDEEARDELRSIAGHVVDQGWIDELGNGRFLRTLYEKSCAYRDLRLTGYAVEPTRDDLATLRLPDLMQAYGEVLSGRGPSAG
- a CDS encoding hemolysin family protein gives rise to the protein MSVLQLVFAALLVLANGFFVGAEFALVSVRRSQIEPIPGKRAKQVLYGLEHLPQMMAAAQFGITVCSLTLGAVAEPTVAHLLEPVFEAAHVPHGMIHPLGYVIALAAVVFFHLVIGEMVPKNLAMAAPEKTALWFSPGLVAFARLCKPVTIALGACARLILKAFRVEPKDEVEAVFTSEQLNRLVEDSGQAGLLAPEEQERLEDALELGSRPVTDVLIDRASLVTVGPAVTPAEIIGLTARTGYSRFPLCSEDGAFMGYLHVKDVLDLIDGPDMDRAVPQQLWRPMATLRSELPLDDALTVMRRAATHLAKVADASGRVLGLVALEDVLELLVGEVNDPAHRESPRVPEARKREGALA
- a CDS encoding hemolysin family protein, translating into MTIPLLLLAAAFLLILANGFFVAAEFGLVTVERPDAEKAAAAGDKRARTVVNALKQLSFQLSGTQLGITITSLVVGMLAEPALAELLRGPFAAVGIPDGAAGGIAVVVGMLLAAAVQMVIGELVPKNWAVSKPLQVARFVAGPQHAFSRLFRPVIALLNAVANRIVRALGVEPADELASARTPGELVSLARHSAQAGALEQDTADLFVRTLSLAELTAQHVMTPRVKVSALQASATAEDVVNLTRATGLSRFPVYRERIDEIIGMVHLKDALAMPAHERLRTPVGRIAQPPLLVPETLPVQPLLARLRSEQPIAVVVDEYGGTAGVVTLEDIVEELVGEVRDEHDGLDLPELAVAPSEDGRPAWDADGSCRVDILRRIGLDVPEGPYETVAGLVADLLGRIPAPGDKAELPGWRLSVRAVDHYRAERVRLVKTADAPTPVLEAAR